The sequence TTGACAAAATGACAAGGAAGAAACCAGTGGCGGAGGGCAGCCAAAAAATTAGGTATGGCGGGATAGATAAACGTTAAGAAATTGAGAAAGAAACGCTATAAATATGACTTTATTTAGATTGAAAACAAGTTCGTATCCATTGAATTATTTTGGCCAAGGTATGGCAGCTGCCACTCCTTGCCACATGGGGTCCTCCGCCACTGGAAGAAACAGTGATATATAGGAGTATATGACAATTAAAGCTTGTGCATATATTACTATGAATCATGTAATTGACATACAAATACCATATCTTTTTACACTTCCCTGCCCGACAGAGCTTAAGCAGATCAGTGCTTGCTTGCATTCTCCTTTCACATACACGTACATCTATCTGACCAAAACAACCTTGGTTCCCAAGGCCTTGATCGATGATCAGTAAGGTACACGCATGCCATTATTCACCGTACATCAATCAATTAGTTGACCTTCCTGCAGTTGAGCCTGACCTCCGTCCTGGTCCCCGACGACGGCAGCAGGTTGCCCATCCTGACCATGGCCGCGACGAAGTCGGCGGCGAACTGCGAGGGGCTGCTGCTGTACTGCCTGACCAGCGCGTCCTGCGCCCCGCCGTTGAAGAGCTCCTGGTCCGAGTGCAGGAGCCCCTTCCGCGTCACCAGGTTCTGGTAGTAGGCGTTGTCGAACGCGTCGGGGGTCTGCACGTCGAACGGCGCGAGGTTGCCGTCGCCGCCCGACCGCGGGCACGCCCGCTGCCGCAGCGCCGCGAAGCTGCCGTTGATGTTGCTCTCGGTGTAGATGCGGGCGCGGAAGAATTGGCACTGCGACCGCCCCACGGTATGCGCCCCCGACAGCGCCGTCATGTCGCGCGCCGACAGGCCCTGCCTGCCGAACGTGGACACGAGCGTCGCGAGGCTGGACCCCGGGCCCGGGAGGTTGGCGTTGGCCAGGCTCTGGCTCGCCGTGCGCGAGTCCCTGCGCCCCAGCGGCACGCTCCACGTCGGGCCGCCCAGCTGCACGCACGCACGagttggccggccggccggttaaTTAATTAGACTAGACGTCTAGATAGCCACGTGTGCACGGCGTGTAAAGCTGTCG comes from Panicum virgatum strain AP13 chromosome 4K, P.virgatum_v5, whole genome shotgun sequence and encodes:
- the LOC120703658 gene encoding peroxidase P7-like, whose amino-acid sequence is MATFARPTAALLALAAAAAVVAVLGGGAEAQQLSPNFYSSSCPSVATIVRRGMASAVQKERRMGASILRMFFHDCFVNGCDGSILLDDTPTFTGEKGAGPNANSVRGFEVIDAIKAQVEASCRATVSCADILALAARDAVNLLGGPTWSVPLGRRDSRTASQSLANANLPGPGSSLATLVSTFGRQGLSARDMTALSGAHTVGRSQCQFFRARIYTESNINGSFAALRQRACPRSGGDGNLAPFDVQTPDAFDNAYYQNLVTRKGLLHSDQELFNGGAQDALVRQYSSSPSQFAADFVAAMVRMGNLLPSSGTRTEVRLNCRKVN